In Vibrio neptunius, the following are encoded in one genomic region:
- a CDS encoding STAS domain-containing protein produces MSIETQIDSQSKQVTISIEGAFGFNLVQEFRRCYSDKKDFRFTIDLRKVDYIDSAGLGMLLNMHNYLEQEDGMIRITNTLPQVRKILTISRFDKKFLIE; encoded by the coding sequence ATGTCGATAGAAACCCAAATAGATTCGCAATCTAAGCAAGTGACCATCTCAATTGAAGGGGCTTTTGGCTTCAATTTAGTTCAAGAGTTTCGTCGTTGTTACTCTGACAAGAAGGACTTTCGCTTTACGATAGATTTGCGCAAAGTCGATTATATTGACAGTGCTGGGCTGGGAATGTTGCTCAATATGCATAACTACCTAGAGCAGGAGGATGGAATGATCCGTATAACTAATACGTTGCCACAGGTGCGTAAAATACTGACCATTTCTCGTTTTGATAAGAAGTTTCTGATCGAATAG
- a CDS encoding FapA family protein: MWDKLVSLSDDNQQVIAKLRPDMNIDGRFDSKGVEEAIAGLGATGFCVLSDEITRFINCAKEGKSEALVGFAIAEIRDAVVEVVLSEHDMLASMVVTGAYRGSPLKGPQIVHALAQAHVTKGINKLALKKVLMMSHQLKPGETFTQPVAKGKNPIQGQDAKFIPLVKDITKQVLAPSQDKDGKVDMLDLGETVTVEANSRLMKRIPATKGTQGMTVQGKLIPPKPGNDAMLKASKGSEISPDDPNLLIAAVSGMPMIKERTVEVEDALCLPTIGVATGHVKFKGNVIVTGNIESDMMVRATGNLTVGGFIESADVQAQGDIDVAKGIIGHNVSEDEEKSCHVKAGGSITANYAQFSELQAAENISLSVHCMNNEIRCGKDLTVSDAAGKQGTLSGGSAKVGGKVTCVNLGVEGDTATYINPFARYQNFKDRQQKYKEQYKLAQEATMDVVRKELEYKKTPKSERSEEEGASIEQLKVESNARLEKVKMARDRHELELEQALAESVVEVKNKVYTHVTVQYGDEKVITKRAHGTSTFSFNQYEIRCASAMDEEALEQE; this comes from the coding sequence ATGTGGGACAAGTTAGTCAGCTTATCTGATGATAATCAACAGGTTATTGCTAAATTGCGACCAGATATGAATATCGATGGTCGTTTTGATAGTAAAGGTGTTGAAGAAGCGATAGCAGGCTTAGGTGCGACCGGTTTTTGCGTATTGAGCGATGAGATCACTCGATTCATTAACTGTGCCAAAGAAGGAAAAAGCGAAGCTTTAGTGGGTTTCGCTATCGCTGAAATCAGAGATGCTGTGGTTGAAGTGGTATTATCGGAGCATGATATGCTAGCCAGTATGGTGGTCACTGGGGCTTATCGTGGCTCGCCGCTTAAAGGCCCACAAATTGTACATGCATTAGCCCAAGCGCACGTCACCAAAGGCATCAATAAACTTGCGCTGAAAAAAGTGTTGATGATGAGCCATCAATTAAAGCCGGGTGAGACCTTTACCCAGCCTGTTGCTAAAGGCAAAAATCCTATTCAAGGGCAAGACGCCAAATTCATTCCCTTAGTTAAAGATATCACCAAACAAGTACTCGCTCCGTCTCAAGATAAAGATGGCAAGGTAGATATGCTTGATCTTGGCGAAACGGTGACTGTCGAAGCAAATTCACGCCTCATGAAGCGTATTCCTGCGACGAAGGGAACGCAGGGAATGACGGTTCAGGGGAAGCTTATCCCACCGAAACCCGGCAATGATGCCATGCTAAAAGCGTCTAAAGGCTCAGAAATATCGCCCGATGATCCGAACTTGCTTATTGCTGCGGTTTCAGGGATGCCAATGATTAAAGAACGTACTGTAGAAGTTGAAGATGCTCTATGCCTACCAACTATTGGGGTCGCGACAGGGCATGTCAAATTTAAAGGCAACGTGATAGTTACTGGCAATATCGAGTCCGATATGATGGTTCGCGCTACTGGGAATTTGACGGTTGGTGGCTTTATTGAATCTGCAGATGTTCAGGCTCAAGGGGATATTGACGTAGCTAAAGGTATCATCGGTCATAATGTGTCAGAAGATGAAGAAAAAAGCTGCCACGTCAAAGCGGGAGGGTCAATAACCGCGAATTATGCTCAGTTTTCAGAACTTCAAGCCGCAGAGAATATCAGCTTGTCTGTACATTGTATGAATAATGAGATTCGTTGTGGTAAAGATTTAACCGTATCAGACGCTGCTGGAAAGCAAGGTACTTTAAGCGGGGGTAGCGCTAAAGTTGGTGGTAAAGTGACCTGTGTAAACCTTGGTGTTGAGGGGGATACAGCAACTTATATCAATCCATTTGCCCGCTATCAAAACTTCAAAGATCGTCAGCAGAAATACAAAGAGCAATATAAGCTCGCTCAAGAGGCGACGATGGACGTTGTTCGTAAGGAACTAGAGTATAAGAAAACCCCTAAATCTGAGCGGAGTGAAGAGGAGGGGGCCAGTATCGAGCAACTTAAAGTGGAATCCAACGCACGTCTAGAGAAAGTGAAAATGGCACGAGACAGGCACGAGCTAGAGCTTGAACAAGCTCTGGCAGAGAGTGTTGTTGAGGTGAAGAACAAGGTTTATACACACGTGACGGTGCAATACGGGGACGAAAAAGTCATTACCAAACGAGCGCATGGCACCAGTACGTTTTCTTTTAACCAGTATGAAATTCGATGTGCCTCGGCAATGGATGAGGAAGCGCTTGAGCAAGAGTAA
- a CDS encoding multidrug effflux MFS transporter, which produces MQPKPSLWLMFTMLMFPQVVETIYSPALHSIAHSFSVTNAQASQTLSVYFIAFALGVVFWGVAADQWGRRPAMIGGITVYGLSTLIALLSTQFEWLITARAASAFGIAVGSVVTQTMLRDVFDGEALGKVFSLMSMGIAISPVIGMSIGGQLVQAGGHNYVFSTLLAMAVILVVYNLWKLPETQREKKPLNLCQLGTSMFKDGHIWYSTIMIAVFNIALFSYYQLGAFIFTKLGFNSAQFGYSGIILGIGTLIGSYLNKYLLSKHTPSSTLVGIAVTLLCLGSLGVYLTQNSIYFIIMMMLVVMAFGIAIPNVISAALKDYKHYTGSSGAILGLIYYMQIGIGLVVAGQVQQLGTVLLGCSMIALVSYTVKSYNQYHLTGH; this is translated from the coding sequence ATGCAGCCTAAACCTTCACTCTGGCTGATGTTCACTATGTTGATGTTTCCGCAGGTTGTCGAAACCATCTATAGTCCGGCATTACACTCTATCGCTCACTCTTTTTCCGTCACCAACGCTCAAGCTTCACAGACCTTATCTGTCTATTTTATCGCTTTTGCATTAGGCGTCGTGTTTTGGGGGGTTGCTGCTGATCAATGGGGTAGACGGCCTGCCATGATAGGAGGAATAACGGTTTACGGCCTATCAACATTGATTGCTTTGCTCAGCACACAATTTGAGTGGTTAATCACTGCTCGTGCTGCCAGCGCATTTGGAATTGCAGTTGGCTCAGTGGTGACTCAAACCATGTTAAGAGATGTCTTTGATGGAGAAGCTCTGGGGAAAGTGTTCAGTTTAATGAGTATGGGGATCGCTATCAGCCCCGTTATTGGTATGTCTATAGGTGGTCAGCTGGTACAAGCGGGAGGACATAATTATGTTTTTTCAACCTTACTGGCCATGGCTGTCATTCTGGTCGTTTACAACTTGTGGAAGCTCCCAGAAACTCAGCGCGAAAAAAAACCGCTTAACCTTTGCCAGTTGGGTACATCGATGTTTAAGGACGGTCATATCTGGTACTCAACGATCATGATTGCCGTCTTCAATATCGCCTTGTTTTCCTACTATCAACTGGGGGCTTTCATCTTTACTAAGCTTGGCTTCAACTCTGCCCAGTTTGGTTATAGTGGTATTATCCTAGGGATCGGTACCTTAATTGGCAGCTATTTAAACAAGTATTTGTTGAGCAAACATACTCCATCGTCAACGCTGGTTGGGATAGCAGTTACACTTCTATGCCTTGGAAGCCTAGGGGTTTATCTCACCCAGAACAGTATTTACTTTATCATCATGATGATGCTGGTGGTGATGGCATTTGGCATTGCTATTCCAAATGTCATCAGTGCAGCGCTTAAAGATTACAAGCATTACACAGGCTCTAGCGGAGCCATATTAGGCCTGATCTATTATATGCAGATCGGCATAGGTCTGGTTGTCGCAGGACAGGTTCAGCAGCTGGGTACAGTGTTGTTAGGCTGCTCTATGATAGCTTTAGTGTCCTACACCGTAAAATCGTACAACCAGTACCATTTGACCGGCCATTAG
- a CDS encoding helix-turn-helix transcriptional regulator: MLIEEHTMFDPDKIDSKVVGIAADLGRHDSGMHKHQKGQLLYAPRGCMNFALSNSVCILPPTKAVWIPPDTVHRAFMTNVVAYRSLYFDCNAFRCPDSITIIEVSELLKALINKMAFWPVDKPEIEMNNCTALFWEEFDHSKTYSYELPLPTDRRLNSFRLRVSDEAFLAPDLVTLANSAGASTKTVTRIFKAETGMSYQEWRQQWRTLKAIELLCRERQVSDVAHWLEFSSDSAFIAFFKKQMGQTPLSFMKHNASY, encoded by the coding sequence GTGCTGATCGAAGAACATACTATGTTTGATCCCGATAAAATTGATTCGAAAGTGGTAGGAATTGCGGCTGATCTTGGCAGACACGATTCTGGTATGCACAAGCACCAAAAAGGTCAATTGTTGTACGCGCCAAGAGGGTGCATGAACTTCGCGCTGTCGAACTCTGTGTGTATCCTTCCACCGACTAAAGCGGTTTGGATTCCGCCAGACACTGTGCATCGTGCTTTTATGACCAATGTAGTGGCGTACCGTTCGCTGTATTTTGATTGCAATGCTTTTCGTTGCCCAGACAGCATTACCATTATTGAAGTCAGCGAGTTGCTGAAAGCGCTGATTAACAAAATGGCTTTCTGGCCAGTAGACAAACCCGAAATAGAAATGAACAACTGTACTGCTCTGTTCTGGGAAGAGTTTGACCATAGTAAGACCTACTCCTACGAGTTGCCATTGCCAACCGACCGAAGGTTGAATAGTTTTCGTCTTCGGGTATCAGATGAAGCATTTTTGGCTCCAGATTTGGTGACGTTAGCCAATTCAGCTGGAGCTAGCACTAAAACGGTCACTCGAATTTTTAAAGCCGAAACGGGCATGTCTTATCAGGAATGGAGGCAGCAATGGAGAACGCTTAAGGCGATAGAGCTATTGTGCCGAGAAAGGCAAGTGAGCGACGTTGCGCATTGGCTAGAGTTTTCCTCAGACAGTGCATTTATCGCATTCTTCAAGAAGCAAATGGGCCAAACACCGCTGAGTTTTATGAAACATAACGCGTCTTATTAG
- a CDS encoding RHS repeat protein, which produces MSNWTSNAFNFDSYCSGGVDQRTRSYSYQILLGSLVGNWLKGPNLDIALQFSPYSRDNLGFGMGWQLNIPRYDLKNKQLHLANGQSYRAELGANYKLDLRYKKLLDFSVKGDASGYEITYRNGRKDILDDHGNLIKVIQSDGHALHFSWLNIGQEKRLNKVWDDRTSESQPLLLIVHVDPSRVNVFTNIGSAHEAYFRLILNNNNLVQCQLSEDAGSYDFGYKTIGSYNLIQSVTHPCGMLEQLAYDANGIRVNTNTYLPAVTSHRVLTRNSPIIETHYGSVNSDSRNFMGYNVPGGSLGEGVDNLLERGIEYSYRVQKVESGTIKTIQTYNQFHLLVEEARLINDKIVHLKKLGYPARDNEDFANQPAQYALINQEEQTWSSGEDSHLQTRHWQYDQYGNMLSFIDENNIAEYYEYYSSQGEPGCPASPSGMVNFVKSRTLSNGSEQRKISYEYGEVAGLNNQKDVVLRLENAHDRYQSHYRYHENNSETFSLGRLASIQNDFIHAEGTYAKTSSYHYVLEGDTVEEHEELVCHDNTKINVVVSHYLDIGEIAHHVDADGVRCSFEYDSLRRTKSERIDGSAARSYQYLVDTTQARQTMVLTDCKGNLCEQSWDGQGRELEAKLGTTTTWKKEYDEFGRLASKSTFDDLPDKKARTISVTQTETYEYDDWGQIKATTLPNGNRHIAFNNLASRQKTQGIEGLALTVSDLNNWGLEDRKQQGDRVWHYEYDAWGRLKKETDPASQSKSYQYDKFDRAVHITQANHVTQQITYAVHTDQTQVTQLKIGSQIVGQRDLDGLGRPLELRRGASSQASLAWTYADSSNIPQTETSLSAPTRRFSRDAQLGVLNEKQSGDQSTTYQYDPVSGLPTGSEDSNGSRSSITYSVTGLPEFEQHDGNIRQYIYSKGGVITSIQSTRDRRQFGYDELGRLVKLSTDKATVEYEYDQFDRITLEQLTSGSHTQITEIEWDEYSREVNRAVALNDVYIFEQSQDYNELGLLRCREKECATLGNVTETYTYDSLSQLKRVEFLGTGPLSDWGEPILFLEWDYDDLGNMLTQRCVTNDSQDLADYYYEADDPTQLTRITHTHPQLPSQTVLKYDLNGNMIEDAEGRALSYDHFDKLTSVLSDNTEWMYTYDSNDRLIGQYSDTDSRQFEYLWSDIASIEDNGRVTHYIYDDGVPKWSEQDSVVSMIATDQNGSVIASNTAGQTDAMYRYSPYGQREQVVNNNEQ; this is translated from the coding sequence ATGTCTAATTGGACTTCAAATGCATTTAATTTTGATAGTTATTGTTCAGGGGGCGTAGACCAAAGAACAAGAAGCTACTCCTATCAAATTCTTTTAGGATCCTTAGTCGGCAATTGGCTAAAAGGCCCTAACCTTGATATCGCTCTGCAGTTTTCACCCTACTCGCGGGATAACCTAGGTTTCGGCATGGGTTGGCAGTTAAACATTCCAAGATACGATCTTAAAAATAAACAACTGCATCTAGCGAATGGGCAGTCTTACCGAGCTGAATTGGGCGCGAACTACAAACTTGATCTTCGCTATAAGAAATTGCTCGACTTCTCAGTGAAAGGTGACGCTAGTGGCTATGAGATTACCTATCGAAATGGTCGCAAAGACATCTTAGATGATCACGGTAATCTGATTAAAGTCATCCAAAGTGATGGCCATGCTCTGCATTTTTCCTGGTTAAACATAGGTCAAGAAAAACGTCTGAACAAAGTCTGGGATGATCGTACATCAGAAAGCCAACCACTTTTGCTTATCGTTCACGTTGATCCGAGCAGAGTGAATGTTTTTACGAATATCGGCAGTGCTCACGAAGCATATTTCAGACTTATCCTAAACAATAACAATCTCGTTCAATGCCAATTATCTGAAGATGCGGGTAGTTATGACTTTGGCTACAAAACGATAGGGTCCTATAACCTAATTCAGAGTGTTACCCACCCTTGTGGAATGCTTGAGCAACTGGCTTATGACGCCAATGGAATAAGAGTAAACACCAACACTTACCTCCCAGCGGTCACTTCTCATCGTGTTTTAACGAGAAACTCCCCCATTATTGAGACTCACTATGGCAGCGTGAATTCCGATAGCCGAAACTTTATGGGCTACAACGTGCCTGGCGGTAGTTTAGGTGAAGGGGTTGATAACTTACTTGAACGTGGAATCGAATACTCATACCGGGTACAAAAAGTGGAAAGCGGTACGATCAAGACCATTCAAACCTATAACCAATTCCACTTGTTGGTTGAAGAAGCTCGCCTGATAAACGACAAAATTGTCCACCTCAAGAAGCTTGGCTATCCAGCTCGTGACAACGAGGATTTTGCCAATCAGCCTGCTCAATACGCGCTCATCAATCAAGAAGAGCAAACTTGGTCATCGGGTGAAGATAGTCATCTGCAAACTCGTCATTGGCAATACGATCAGTACGGTAACATGTTGTCTTTTATCGATGAAAACAACATTGCTGAGTATTATGAGTACTATTCATCACAAGGTGAGCCAGGCTGTCCAGCCTCTCCTTCTGGCATGGTGAACTTTGTCAAATCTCGTACTCTGAGCAATGGTTCTGAACAACGTAAGATTTCTTATGAGTACGGAGAGGTTGCAGGTCTCAACAATCAAAAGGATGTCGTGCTGCGCTTGGAAAATGCTCATGATCGCTACCAAAGCCATTACCGCTACCACGAGAATAACAGTGAGACATTTTCTTTGGGTCGACTAGCTTCCATCCAAAACGATTTCATTCATGCAGAGGGTACCTATGCCAAGACTTCAAGCTATCACTATGTTTTGGAGGGTGACACGGTTGAAGAACATGAGGAACTGGTGTGTCACGACAATACAAAAATTAATGTGGTTGTTAGCCACTATCTCGATATTGGCGAAATTGCTCATCATGTAGATGCGGATGGTGTTCGTTGTAGTTTTGAATATGACTCGTTACGTCGGACAAAAAGCGAACGCATTGATGGTAGTGCTGCACGTTCATACCAATATCTAGTGGATACCACCCAAGCTAGGCAAACCATGGTGCTCACAGACTGCAAGGGCAATTTGTGCGAACAGAGTTGGGATGGGCAAGGCAGAGAGTTAGAAGCGAAGCTCGGCACTACAACCACTTGGAAAAAAGAGTATGACGAATTCGGACGCTTAGCCAGCAAGAGCACTTTTGACGATCTGCCCGATAAAAAGGCGCGTACGATTTCTGTCACTCAGACAGAAACGTATGAATACGATGATTGGGGGCAGATTAAAGCAACTACGCTCCCGAATGGTAATCGTCATATCGCGTTTAACAATCTAGCCAGCCGCCAAAAAACACAAGGCATTGAGGGGTTAGCGCTAACAGTCAGTGATTTGAACAACTGGGGGTTAGAAGATAGAAAGCAACAAGGTGATCGCGTTTGGCATTATGAATACGATGCTTGGGGCCGACTTAAGAAAGAAACCGATCCAGCTAGTCAATCGAAAAGCTATCAATACGACAAGTTTGATCGTGCCGTTCATATTACTCAAGCTAACCATGTGACTCAGCAAATTACCTACGCGGTACATACCGATCAAACGCAAGTCACTCAGTTAAAAATAGGTTCACAGATCGTTGGGCAGCGTGATCTTGATGGTTTGGGGCGACCTCTTGAACTTCGTCGGGGTGCCAGTAGCCAAGCCTCTTTAGCTTGGACCTATGCCGATAGCAGTAATATTCCGCAGACAGAAACCAGCTTATCCGCTCCAACAAGACGTTTTAGTCGCGATGCACAGTTAGGTGTTCTCAACGAGAAACAGTCTGGAGACCAGTCAACAACATACCAATATGATCCCGTCTCCGGCCTACCAACTGGCAGTGAAGATAGCAACGGGAGTCGAAGCTCGATTACATATTCTGTGACGGGTTTACCTGAGTTTGAGCAGCATGACGGCAACATCCGCCAGTACATTTACTCAAAAGGTGGTGTGATTACCTCGATTCAAAGCACGCGAGACAGACGTCAGTTCGGTTATGATGAGCTTGGCCGATTAGTCAAATTAAGTACAGATAAAGCTACTGTTGAATACGAATATGATCAATTTGATCGTATCACTTTAGAGCAATTGACATCGGGTAGTCACACTCAAATTACCGAGATTGAATGGGATGAATACAGTCGCGAAGTGAACCGTGCTGTCGCACTCAACGACGTTTACATCTTTGAGCAGTCTCAAGACTACAACGAACTTGGTTTACTTCGCTGCCGAGAAAAAGAGTGTGCAACCTTGGGCAATGTAACGGAGACGTACACCTATGATTCACTCTCACAACTTAAGCGCGTTGAGTTTTTAGGTACCGGCCCACTTAGCGATTGGGGTGAACCAATCTTATTCCTTGAATGGGACTACGATGACCTCGGTAATATGCTGACTCAGCGTTGTGTCACCAACGATTCTCAAGACCTCGCAGACTACTACTACGAAGCAGATGATCCAACACAGTTAACACGCATCACCCACACGCACCCTCAGCTTCCGAGCCAAACCGTACTCAAGTATGACCTGAATGGCAACATGATTGAGGATGCAGAAGGGCGAGCGCTAAGTTACGACCACTTCGACAAACTTACCAGCGTGCTGTCTGATAACACGGAATGGATGTACACCTACGACAGCAATGATCGTCTCATTGGGCAGTACTCTGATACCGATAGTCGCCAGTTTGAGTATTTGTGGAGTGACATCGCGTCTATTGAAGACAATGGCCGCGTAACCCACTACATCTACGATGATGGTGTGCCGAAATGGTCAGAACAAGACTCTGTTGTCTCTATGATAGCCACCGATCAAAACGGTTCTGTCATTGCTTCTAACACCGCGGGTCAAACGGATGCAATGTACCGCTACTCTCCATATGGTCAACGCGAACAGGTGGTAAATAACAATGAGCAATAA
- a CDS encoding universal stress protein, whose amino-acid sequence MKYRHILVALELSEESNVLLERAVFMAKQHDAEISLIHIDGTHGEIYPELVDIQADTSVRPLNEYSMEWLRAFQAKLDFPVKHFLVGTGDLGDKLNDTIEDNRVDLLICGHHQDFWSKIISYSRHLINKSPVDILVVPIPN is encoded by the coding sequence ATGAAATATCGACATATTCTGGTCGCGCTGGAGCTGTCGGAAGAGAGCAATGTGTTGCTTGAAAGAGCGGTATTTATGGCTAAGCAGCATGACGCGGAGATATCGCTCATCCACATTGATGGCACCCATGGAGAAATCTATCCGGAGCTGGTCGACATTCAGGCTGACACCAGCGTCAGACCACTCAACGAATACTCGATGGAATGGTTGCGCGCATTCCAAGCCAAGCTAGATTTTCCTGTGAAGCATTTTTTAGTTGGGACTGGCGATCTGGGCGATAAGCTCAATGACACCATTGAGGACAACCGTGTCGACTTGCTGATATGTGGCCACCATCAGGACTTCTGGAGTAAGATCATTTCTTATTCGAGACACCTGATCAACAAATCTCCTGTCGACATTCTGGTTGTGCCAATTCCAAACTAA
- a CDS encoding class I SAM-dependent methyltransferase, giving the protein MDKNSETWHQYYQKVLAKKHSPKTENAHQINRSGCTVAIDCGCGTGSDIAYLAQQGYQVYGFDNNEDAIGLCRDRFADQPSINLSLSTFETFRYPQAGVVLAHNSLFFAEPEAFPDTWQSISNSLKIGGVFSGDFMGEKDSWAHGFRIATTPLTKPQVEALFKDFDIIQFQERDESGKTALGRIKHWHTFSVLAVKKPASN; this is encoded by the coding sequence ATGGATAAGAACAGCGAAACTTGGCACCAATACTACCAAAAGGTACTGGCCAAAAAGCACTCACCAAAAACTGAGAACGCACACCAAATCAACCGTTCTGGCTGTACAGTTGCGATTGACTGTGGCTGTGGTACGGGCAGCGACATCGCCTACCTAGCGCAGCAAGGCTATCAGGTGTATGGTTTTGATAATAATGAAGACGCGATTGGCCTCTGCCGCGATCGATTCGCAGACCAGCCTTCGATTAATCTCTCACTCTCCACATTTGAAACGTTCCGTTACCCACAAGCTGGAGTGGTTCTGGCACACAACAGCCTGTTCTTTGCTGAACCGGAGGCGTTTCCTGACACGTGGCAATCCATCAGTAACAGCCTAAAAATTGGCGGCGTATTTAGCGGTGATTTCATGGGTGAAAAAGACTCTTGGGCTCATGGATTCCGTATAGCAACTACACCACTGACGAAACCACAGGTGGAAGCTTTGTTCAAAGATTTCGATATTATCCAGTTCCAAGAGCGCGATGAATCAGGAAAGACAGCACTGGGACGAATCAAGCATTGGCATACCTTTTCTGTGTTAGCGGTCAAGAAACCCGCCTCTAACTAA
- the ascB gene encoding 6-phospho-beta-glucosidase has protein sequence MTTFPKHFLWGGAIAANQVEGSFDHDGKGLSTSDMLPNGILSPHQTRQQRTEGIKDLAIDFYQRYPEDIALFNEMGFNCLRLSIAWTRIFPNGDECEPNEEGLAYYDRVFDELTKHDITPFVTLSHYEMPYALVENYGGWASRELISLFERYARTVFERYQNKVKLWLTFNEINMSLHAPFTGVGLAEEASEQAIYQAIHHQLVANAKAVKLCHEIIPDAKIGNMLLGALNYPYTCNPDDVIAAMQENNKWLFFGDVQTRGRYPGYMLRYFREKGIEIDMQPGDIEELASASVDFISFSYYASGCASADPKQKEVGNIVDSVPNPYLEKSQWGWLIDPKGLRILLNFLYDRYQKPLFIVENGLGARDEINANGEIEDDYRIAYLNDHLVQAREAILDGVELMGFTSWGPIDLVANSTAEMSKRYGYIYVDRHDDGSGTLERKCKKSFFWYQDVIRTHGASLKS, from the coding sequence ATGACAACTTTTCCTAAGCATTTTCTGTGGGGTGGCGCGATTGCGGCCAATCAGGTGGAAGGCAGTTTTGATCATGATGGTAAAGGGCTGTCGACGTCTGACATGTTGCCCAATGGGATTCTCAGTCCGCACCAGACGCGCCAACAACGCACCGAAGGTATTAAAGATCTGGCGATAGATTTTTACCAGCGTTATCCAGAAGATATTGCTCTATTCAATGAAATGGGGTTTAACTGTCTGAGGTTGTCCATTGCTTGGACGCGTATATTCCCGAATGGCGATGAATGTGAGCCTAATGAAGAAGGGTTGGCGTATTATGATCGTGTCTTCGACGAATTAACGAAACATGATATTACGCCTTTTGTCACCTTGTCTCATTATGAGATGCCTTACGCGTTGGTAGAAAACTATGGCGGTTGGGCAAGCCGTGAACTGATTAGCCTCTTTGAGCGCTATGCTCGTACCGTGTTTGAACGTTATCAGAACAAGGTCAAACTGTGGCTGACGTTCAATGAAATCAACATGTCTCTTCACGCGCCGTTTACCGGTGTGGGCTTGGCTGAAGAGGCTAGTGAGCAGGCCATTTATCAGGCAATCCATCATCAGCTTGTCGCTAATGCAAAAGCGGTGAAACTATGTCATGAGATTATTCCAGATGCCAAGATAGGTAACATGTTGCTTGGTGCGCTTAATTATCCGTATACCTGTAATCCCGATGATGTTATCGCGGCGATGCAGGAAAATAACAAATGGCTGTTTTTTGGTGATGTCCAGACTCGCGGTCGTTACCCAGGTTACATGCTTCGCTATTTCCGTGAAAAAGGGATTGAGATCGACATGCAGCCGGGTGATATAGAGGAACTGGCGAGCGCCAGCGTTGACTTCATTTCATTCAGTTATTATGCGAGTGGCTGTGCCAGTGCGGATCCGAAGCAGAAAGAGGTCGGTAACATTGTCGACAGCGTACCTAATCCGTATCTAGAGAAAAGTCAGTGGGGGTGGTTGATTGATCCGAAAGGGCTACGCATCTTGCTTAACTTTCTTTATGACCGCTATCAGAAGCCGCTATTCATAGTTGAAAATGGACTTGGGGCGCGCGATGAAATCAACGCCAATGGGGAGATAGAAGATGATTATCGCATTGCCTATCTCAATGACCACTTGGTTCAGGCCAGAGAAGCCATATTGGATGGAGTGGAGCTGATGGGTTTCACCAGTTGGGGGCCTATCGATCTGGTTGCCAATTCCACTGCGGAAATGAGTAAGCGTTACGGCTATATTTATGTTGATCGTCATGATGACGGCAGTGGCACATTAGAGCGTAAGTGCAAGAAAAGCTTTTTCTGGTATCAGGACGTTATCCGGACTCACGGAGCATCGCTAAAATCTTGA
- a CDS encoding TSUP family transporter produces the protein MEFLGSDITFWILVALMVSAFAAGFIDSVAGGGGLILVPSFILAGLPPHIALGQEKIVSTIGTIAAIRNFVRNKCVIWTAVATGIPAGLVGAYAGAEAILYFDPDTIGKIILAMLPFGIVLSFIPKKSKEHDTNAPINRYVILFGVPAAVFVIGFYDGFFGPGTGSFLILALHYLLKFDLVSASATSKLFNFASNIGALIAFMLAGSVMYALAVPLVVMNLFGNHVGSASAMKYGPKLIQRTISISLSLLMISLGYKFIF, from the coding sequence GTGGAATTTCTAGGAAGCGATATTACATTTTGGATTCTGGTTGCACTGATGGTGTCTGCATTTGCTGCTGGGTTTATTGATTCGGTTGCCGGTGGAGGCGGTCTGATTTTGGTTCCTTCTTTCATTCTTGCCGGCCTACCGCCACACATTGCGCTGGGACAAGAGAAGATTGTCAGCACCATTGGTACCATTGCGGCGATCCGTAATTTCGTCAGAAATAAATGTGTGATCTGGACAGCGGTAGCAACGGGTATACCTGCGGGTTTAGTGGGGGCCTATGCGGGTGCGGAAGCAATACTTTATTTCGATCCTGATACGATCGGCAAGATCATACTCGCCATGCTTCCATTTGGTATTGTGTTATCTTTCATTCCCAAAAAGAGCAAAGAACACGATACGAATGCGCCCATCAATCGATACGTCATCTTGTTTGGTGTTCCTGCTGCCGTATTTGTGATTGGATTTTACGATGGTTTCTTCGGGCCGGGAACTGGAAGCTTTCTGATCCTTGCACTGCATTATTTGCTCAAGTTCGATTTGGTTTCCGCTTCAGCGACGTCAAAGTTATTTAATTTTGCTTCGAATATAGGTGCACTGATCGCATTCATGTTAGCGGGGAGTGTTATGTACGCATTGGCCGTCCCATTAGTGGTCATGAACTTATTTGGTAACCACGTTGGTAGCGCTTCGGCAATGAAGTATGGTCCAAAACTCATTCAACGAACGATATCCATCTCTCTGAGCCTGTTGATGATCTCATTAGGCTATAAGTTCATTTTCTAA